In the Leptolyngbya sp. FACHB-261 genome, CGGACTGGAGACGCTGAAGTACATCGGTCCTGGCGCAATGGCTGTAGCGCTGACCCTGTTTCCGCCTCTGATAGCCGGGCTGGCGACGGCCCGAGAACATGAGAATGGCACGATCACCCAGGTCTACGCCTCCAGTCTGACAGGAACGGAGTATCTGCTGGGCAAGGGCTTGGCCTACTGGTTAGTGGGCATGGCGGAAGTGCTGCTGGTCAATCTGACTGCCTACAGCCTATTCCGCCTGTGGTTTGTGGGCGATCCTACGCCACTGATTCTGGGCTCGCTTCTCTACATTGCCTGCGGCGTGTTTTGGGGCATTTTCATCGGCAGCGGCACCAAGTCTCAGGGATCGACGATTCAGGCAGTCACGCTCTCAGCCTTTCTGTTGTCGCTGCTGATGTCTGAGTATATCTACCCAGTGTCTAACATTCCCTGGGGTCTGCGTTGGGTTTCGGCTTTGGTCCCGGCTCGCTACTACATTTTGCTGACCCGGGATGCCTTCGCGCGCGGCGTGGGCTGGCCCGCAGTTTGGCTGCCGGTGCTGGCTTTGGCGGGGCTAGCGAGTTTGTTTTTCTTTCTGGCTTGGCGCAAGTTGCGCAAAATGCAGGTGGAGTAACCCATGCACAAACAGTTGGTGAGTTGGTTGGATGGGTTGCTGGGCAGCCGCTTCTGGGCCTTGTTTCGCAAAGAGCTGGCTCAGATTTTGCACAACCCTCAGATGGTGCGGATCATTCTGGTGCCGCCCACGGTCATGCTGCTGCTTTATGGGTTTGCCCTCAATCCTGACTTCAAGGATTTGAAGGTTGGCATTGCCGACTACAGCCAGAGTTCAGCCTCCCGTGAACTAATCGAGATTTTTGAGCAGACTGATGCACTCACCGTCAGCAACTACTACACCTCAGCGTCGGAAATGGCTGATGCCCTGGCCCGAGGTAATCTGACGGTTGGCGTTACCATCCCGCCCGAGTTTGCTGAAGATATTGCTCGGGGTCGCAGCGCCCAAGTGCAGGTGCTTTACGATGCGGTGGATGCCAACACGGCCAGCATTGCTTCAGGCTACGTCACTCAGTTAGTGAGCGACTATAACCTGCGCCAACGGGATAACCGGCCTGGGGTTGCCAGTTCAGCCCGACGCGCTCAAGTGCAGCTCAAGACCTTGGTGCTCTACAATCAGGGGCTCGATACGGCCTGGTTCATTGTGCCGGGGATGATCGGCGTATTGCTCACGGTGATCGGTTCGCAGTTAGCCTCAACCTCGGTCGTTCGAGAAAAAGAAGCGGGCACGATCGAGCAGCTTTTGATGACACCCGCTTCCAATACCGAAGTCATCCTTGCCAAGATCTGCCCGTTGCTGGTTTTGCTGATTATGGATGCCTGCATCGCGCTGACCGTGGCGCGTCTGGTGTTTGGTGTGCCTCTACGGGGAAATTTTCTGGTGTTTCTGGGCGTGAGCAGCCTGTATTTCTGGGTGGGCATCAGCATTGGCATTCTGCTAGCCTCATTTTCCAAGAGTCAGCAACAGGCACAATTAACAGCGTTCTTTATTAATCCGCCGATGGTGATTCTGTCGGGCGCCACTAGCCCCACCTCAGCGATGCCGCCCTTCATGCAATTTCTGAGCCACTTAGATCCCCTGCGGTATTTCATTGAGGTCTGTCGCGGTGTGTTGCTCAAGGGTGTAGGGCTGGAGTCACTGTGGCCCCAAGTGTTAACCCTGCTTGCCTTTGCGCTGGTGCTGATGACCTTGAGCATTCGTCAGTTTCGGCGTCAGCTTCAGTAGGGTACTAGGTCACAGGGGAACTCTTAAGCGTGAGTCTAGACTAGACCGATTAGCTAACACTTTAAGGTGTCGAATGCTGCCTCAGAGACCATTGGTGTCTGTGATTATCCCGTCCTACAACCGCAAACACTGCATTGAGCCTGCGCTCAGCAGTGTTTTACAGCAGACCTATCCCAACTACGAGTTGATCGTGGTAGATGATGCCTCTAGCGACGGCACTGCTGATTGGATCGCCCAAACCTATCCAGAGGTTCGCTTGCTGCGTCTGTCCCAAAATGAAGGCGCAGCAGGAGCCCGTAACCAGGGGATGAGCCTTGCTAGTGGCGAGCTTATTGCCTTTCTGGATTCTGATGACCAGTGGCTACCCAATTATCTAGAAGCCCAGATTAAAACTCTACAAGCACACCCCGAGGCAGTCCTGGCTTTCTGCGATTGCTTGGAGGTTAAGGGCAATCGCAAAAGACGCTATATTGCAAAGCCTAAACCGACCTATCCCGACCTAATCGAACATCTTCTGCTTGATGACAATTTCATCATCACGATGTCAGTTGTCATGGTTCGCAGTGAGGCTCTAAAGCAATCTGGCGCTCTCAACCAAACGCTGCGCATTGTTCACGACCGGGAATGGTATTTGCGTCTGTTGCATAGCGGTAGCTTTGCCTACACTCCACAGTGTTTAGTCAGCCGCGTTCTTCACGCTAGCAATCTAGTCGATAACCACCGGCAATGGTCTCAAGAAGTTCTCCAATTGCTGGATTGCTTTTTTGTCGATGCTCGCAGTCAGCCTTACCGAGATTTGGAAGCCGGGGCGAGATGCCATGCGCTCTTGCGGGTAGACAAGCTCACTCGGCAGATGGGCCGTCGTGATGCTTTATTTCGCATGCAGATGCTTGTCCAAGCATTTGGGTACTCTCCTAAACAGACCCTGCGCTATTTGGCTCAAACTTGGCTAGAAGCTAGCAAAAGCTGGCTGAGACCGCTCTGGAAACAGCTCTCTCGCTAGAGAATCACCCGTCGTTGCAAAAGCATCTAGAGATACTAGAAATATCTAAAAAATGCCTATTCAGTTTACAGATTTAGGTGCAGATATTCTGTTGGTGGAGGGCTTGCTGCCTCTCACCTTCTGCAAGCATTTGATTGAAGTGCTTGAGTGTTTTCAGCTGCAAGCTGCTGGAATTGCAGTTGAGCGAGTAGATACCAAGATTCGCAGCAATGATTTGTTGCGCTTAGGGGGCTCTGATCCATTGCTGCAATCCACCAATCAGCTTTTGCTAGCACAGGTTGCCAGCATTCAAACCCTGCTGCATCAGCACTATGGGGTTGCTTTCCCCCACAGCGAGGATTGCAGCCTCTTACGCTATCAATCAGGGCAGTTTTACAAGCGCCATGTGGACAACCTCTTGCTAGCCAGTCGCTTTGCAGAAATTGCCCAGGGATTACCCACCCGAGATATTAGTCTTGTGGGCTATTTGAATGAAGATTTTGAGGGTGGCGAAACCTTTTTCGATCGCCAAAACCTCAAGGTGAAGCCTCAGACTGGCAGCGTCCTTGTCTTTCCGGCTTACTATACCCATCCCCATCAATCTTTAGCGGTGATTGAAGGGCAGAAGTATGCTTGGACAACTTGGTTATTTCACTAGCTCATACTTAAGCTCAT is a window encoding:
- a CDS encoding ABC transporter permease: MAIRPKRILAQTLKELTQLGRDRLTLALALVLPLLMLLLFGFAVSLDVKDISLAIQDLDGSPASREYIATFERTNKFRLVAQGPEVNVAKLLDQGRASAGLIIPPEFSRDLRRQGREAEVQILLDGTDANTANIVRGNAKATTNAFVTNLQVSSRPPAVQLQSRLWYNPGLETLKYIGPGAMAVALTLFPPLIAGLATAREHENGTITQVYASSLTGTEYLLGKGLAYWLVGMAEVLLVNLTAYSLFRLWFVGDPTPLILGSLLYIACGVFWGIFIGSGTKSQGSTIQAVTLSAFLLSLLMSEYIYPVSNIPWGLRWVSALVPARYYILLTRDAFARGVGWPAVWLPVLALAGLASLFFFLAWRKLRKMQVE
- a CDS encoding ABC transporter permease, translated to MHKQLVSWLDGLLGSRFWALFRKELAQILHNPQMVRIILVPPTVMLLLYGFALNPDFKDLKVGIADYSQSSASRELIEIFEQTDALTVSNYYTSASEMADALARGNLTVGVTIPPEFAEDIARGRSAQVQVLYDAVDANTASIASGYVTQLVSDYNLRQRDNRPGVASSARRAQVQLKTLVLYNQGLDTAWFIVPGMIGVLLTVIGSQLASTSVVREKEAGTIEQLLMTPASNTEVILAKICPLLVLLIMDACIALTVARLVFGVPLRGNFLVFLGVSSLYFWVGISIGILLASFSKSQQQAQLTAFFINPPMVILSGATSPTSAMPPFMQFLSHLDPLRYFIEVCRGVLLKGVGLESLWPQVLTLLAFALVLMTLSIRQFRRQLQ
- a CDS encoding glycosyltransferase; its protein translation is MSVIIPSYNRKHCIEPALSSVLQQTYPNYELIVVDDASSDGTADWIAQTYPEVRLLRLSQNEGAAGARNQGMSLASGELIAFLDSDDQWLPNYLEAQIKTLQAHPEAVLAFCDCLEVKGNRKRRYIAKPKPTYPDLIEHLLLDDNFIITMSVVMVRSEALKQSGALNQTLRIVHDREWYLRLLHSGSFAYTPQCLVSRVLHASNLVDNHRQWSQEVLQLLDCFFVDARSQPYRDLEAGARCHALLRVDKLTRQMGRRDALFRMQMLVQAFGYSPKQTLRYLAQTWLEASKSWLRPLWKQLSR
- a CDS encoding 2OG-Fe(II) oxygenase; this translates as MPIQFTDLGADILLVEGLLPLTFCKHLIEVLECFQLQAAGIAVERVDTKIRSNDLLRLGGSDPLLQSTNQLLLAQVASIQTLLHQHYGVAFPHSEDCSLLRYQSGQFYKRHVDNLLLASRFAEIAQGLPTRDISLVGYLNEDFEGGETFFDRQNLKVKPQTGSVLVFPAYYTHPHQSLAVIEGQKYAWTTWLFH